The Pseudomonas triclosanedens genome has a window encoding:
- a CDS encoding DUF3299 domain-containing protein gives MRRLSFLLLLLASFTTWAGAPRELTWPELIPEGAPPPPPPTPLHDISALSDALNAESGPAVKQQTPHAPVVQALDGQEVKMPGYIVPLEVAEDGQTVRDFLLVPYYGACIHVPPPPSNQIVYVRGGKGVKVDELYQPFWIVGKLSVKAVESDLAEAGYQMQVSSIEPYEYTGE, from the coding sequence ATGCGCCGCCTGTCTTTCCTGCTGCTGTTGCTGGCCAGCTTCACCACCTGGGCAGGCGCGCCGCGCGAACTCACCTGGCCGGAGTTGATCCCCGAAGGCGCACCGCCGCCACCTCCGCCGACGCCACTGCACGACATATCCGCTCTCTCCGATGCGTTGAACGCCGAGAGCGGCCCGGCGGTGAAGCAACAGACGCCACACGCCCCGGTGGTACAGGCGCTGGACGGGCAGGAAGTAAAGATGCCGGGCTACATAGTGCCGCTGGAGGTGGCAGAGGATGGCCAGACGGTACGCGACTTCCTGCTGGTGCCGTACTACGGCGCGTGTATCCATGTGCCACCGCCGCCGTCCAACCAGATCGTCTATGTTCGAGGCGGCAAGGGTGTAAAGGTAGACGAGCTGTACCAGCCGTTCTGGATCGTCGGCAAGTTGAGCGTGAAAGCGGTGGAAAGCGACCTCGCCGAAGCCGGCTACCAGATGCAGGTGAGCAGCATCGAACCCTACGAATACACCGGAGAGTGA
- a CDS encoding ABC transporter permease, protein MYLLRLALASLSNRRFTALLTIFAIALSACLLLAVERVRTEAKASFASTISGTDLIVGARSGSVNLLLYSVFRIGNATNNIRWESYQTVSHSPLVKWAIPISLGDSHRGYRVMGTDTGYFEHYRFGRGQSLELAQGKPFGEDLFDVVLGAEVAEALHYKLGDRIVLAHGVSTISLVQHDDKPFTVVGILKRTGTPVDRTLHISLQGMEALHVDWKNGVPARGAARISEDQARSMDLQPKAITAFLLGLKSKVATFTLQRQINEYDGEPLLAILPGVALQELWGLMGTAEKALFVVSLFVVLTGLIGMLTAILTSLNERRREMAILRSVGARPWHIFSLLIAEAFALALAGVVLGTTLLYVGIAASQGYLQASYGLFLPLALPSGYEWSLLGGILLAALVIGCVPAWRAYRQSLADGLSIRL, encoded by the coding sequence ATGTACCTGTTGCGCCTGGCGCTTGCCAGCCTCTCCAATCGCCGTTTCACCGCCCTGCTGACCATCTTCGCCATCGCACTCTCCGCCTGCCTGCTGCTGGCAGTGGAGCGTGTGCGAACCGAAGCCAAGGCCAGCTTCGCCAGCACCATTTCCGGCACCGACCTGATCGTCGGTGCTCGCTCCGGTTCGGTGAACCTGCTGCTGTATTCGGTGTTCCGCATCGGCAACGCGACCAACAACATCCGCTGGGAGAGCTACCAGACCGTCTCCCACAGCCCGCTGGTGAAGTGGGCGATCCCGATTTCCCTGGGCGACTCGCATCGCGGCTACCGCGTAATGGGTACCGATACCGGTTACTTCGAGCACTACCGCTTTGGCCGCGGGCAAAGCCTGGAACTGGCCCAGGGCAAGCCATTCGGCGAGGACCTGTTCGATGTGGTGCTCGGTGCCGAAGTGGCGGAAGCGCTGCATTACAAGCTTGGCGACAGGATCGTGCTGGCCCACGGCGTCAGCACCATCTCGCTGGTCCAGCACGACGACAAACCATTCACCGTGGTCGGCATCCTCAAGCGCACCGGCACGCCGGTGGACCGCACGCTGCACATCTCCCTGCAAGGCATGGAGGCGCTGCATGTCGACTGGAAGAACGGCGTGCCGGCCCGCGGCGCGGCGCGCATCAGCGAAGACCAGGCGCGCAGCATGGACCTGCAACCCAAGGCCATCACCGCCTTCCTGCTGGGCCTGAAAAGCAAGGTCGCCACCTTCACTCTGCAACGACAGATCAACGAATACGACGGCGAGCCGCTGCTGGCGATCCTGCCCGGCGTAGCCCTGCAGGAACTCTGGGGGCTGATGGGAACGGCTGAGAAAGCGCTGTTCGTGGTTTCCCTGTTCGTCGTGCTCACCGGCCTGATCGGCATGCTCACCGCCATCCTCACCAGCCTCAACGAGCGGCGCAGGGAAATGGCCATACTGCGCTCGGTCGGCGCGCGGCCCTGGCACATTTTCAGCCTGCTGATCGCCGAAGCGTTCGCCCTGGCGTTGGCCGGGGTGGTCCTGGGCACCACGCTGCTCTACGTCGGTATCGCCGCCAGCCAGGGCTACCTGCAGGCCAGCTACGGATTGTTCCTGCCACTGGCGCTGCCCAGCGGCTATGAATGGTCCCTGCTGGGCGGCATACTGCTGGCCGCGCTGGTGATCGGCTGTGTGCCGGCCTGGCGCGCCTATCGCCAGTCGCTTGCCGACGGGCTGTCGATCCGACTCTGA
- a CDS encoding ABC transporter ATP-binding protein, which yields MTALIELDNLGFAWPGQDELLDIPSFRLERGESLFLKGPSGSGKTTLLGLLGGVQRPQRGSVRLLGEDIAQMKAARRDHFRVDHTGYIFQQFNLLPFLSVRENVELPCHFSRSRAERAKGRHGSVAQAADTLLGHLGLGDRSLIERRADSLSIGQQQRVAAARALIGQPELVIADEPTSALDADTREAFLQLLFAECREAGASLLFVSHDQSLATLFDRSLSLADLNRAASPRGI from the coding sequence ATGACCGCACTGATCGAACTCGACAACCTCGGCTTCGCCTGGCCCGGCCAGGACGAGTTGCTGGACATACCCAGCTTCCGCCTGGAGCGCGGCGAAAGCCTGTTCCTCAAGGGCCCTTCCGGCAGCGGCAAGACCACCCTGCTCGGCCTGCTCGGCGGCGTCCAGCGCCCGCAGCGCGGCAGCGTCCGCCTGCTCGGCGAAGACATTGCGCAAATGAAGGCGGCCCGCCGCGACCACTTCCGCGTCGATCACACCGGCTATATCTTCCAGCAATTCAACCTGCTGCCGTTTCTGTCAGTACGCGAGAACGTCGAGTTGCCCTGCCACTTCTCACGCAGCCGCGCCGAACGCGCGAAAGGCCGCCACGGCAGCGTCGCCCAGGCCGCCGACACGTTGCTGGGCCATCTCGGCCTGGGGGATCGGAGCCTGATCGAACGCCGCGCAGACAGCCTCTCCATTGGCCAGCAACAGCGAGTCGCCGCCGCGCGCGCACTGATCGGCCAGCCGGAGCTGGTCATCGCCGACGAACCGACCTCCGCGCTGGACGCCGATACCCGCGAGGCATTCCTCCAGTTGCTGTTCGCCGAATGCCGCGAGGCCGGCGCCAGCCTGCTGTTCGTCAGCCACGACCAGAGCCTGGCGACGCTGTTCGACCGCAGCCTGTCGCTCGCCGACCTCAATCGCGCCGCCAGCCCACGGGGAATCTGA
- a CDS encoding DUF2796 domain-containing protein yields the protein MRPLLLALTLLPFAATAHDDHDHGSLGKHEHGVAQVNVALDGTTLELELDSPAMNLVGFEHAATSAADKATVASTQALLKKPLQLFDIPAAANCNLTSAELESPLFGDTGAKHDDDGDHDGPHHADIHAHYQFTCSTPKALASLDFAPLFKRFPATQKVQVQMIGPRGQQGIELTPSNTVLTF from the coding sequence ATGCGCCCCTTGCTGCTCGCCCTCACTCTTCTGCCCTTCGCCGCCACCGCCCATGACGACCACGACCACGGCAGCCTCGGCAAGCACGAGCATGGCGTCGCCCAGGTCAACGTCGCGCTGGACGGCACCACCCTGGAGCTGGAACTGGACAGCCCGGCTATGAACCTCGTCGGCTTCGAGCACGCCGCCACCAGCGCCGCCGACAAGGCTACCGTCGCCAGCACCCAGGCGCTGCTGAAGAAGCCGCTGCAATTGTTCGATATCCCCGCCGCAGCCAACTGCAACCTGACCTCGGCCGAGCTGGAGAGCCCGCTGTTCGGCGATACCGGCGCCAAGCACGACGACGATGGCGACCACGACGGCCCCCACCACGCCGACATCCACGCCCACTATCAGTTCACCTGCAGCACACCCAAGGCCCTCGCCAGCCTCGACTTCGCGCCGCTGTTCAAGCGCTTCCCGGCCACTCAGAAAGTCCAGGTACAGATGATCGGCCCACGCGGCCAGCAAGGCATCGAGCTCACCCCGTCAAACACTGTCCTGACCTTCTGA
- the trxA gene encoding thioredoxin produces MSDTPYIFDATIANFDQVVIENSFHKPVLVDFWADWCAPCKALMPLLAQITESYQGELLLAKVNCDIEQDIVMRFGIRSLPTVVLFKDGQPVDGFAGAQPESAIRQMLEQHVPPPAPATDNPLELAQTAFNEGRFAESEALLKALLSEDNSDAAALILYARCLAERGELGEAETVLGAVKSDEHKQALAAAKAQLTFLRQAADLPDAATLKTRLAADANDDEATYQLAIQQLARQQYEAAMDALLKLFVRNRSYGEDLPRKTLVQVFDLLGNDHPLVIAYRRKLANVLY; encoded by the coding sequence ATGAGCGATACGCCCTACATCTTCGACGCCACGATCGCCAACTTCGACCAGGTCGTCATCGAGAACTCCTTCCACAAGCCGGTCCTGGTGGACTTCTGGGCCGACTGGTGCGCGCCGTGCAAGGCACTGATGCCGCTGCTGGCGCAGATCACCGAGTCCTACCAGGGCGAGCTGCTGCTGGCCAAGGTCAACTGCGACATCGAGCAGGACATCGTGATGCGCTTCGGCATCCGCAGCCTGCCCACCGTGGTGCTGTTCAAGGATGGCCAGCCGGTCGACGGCTTCGCCGGCGCGCAGCCAGAATCGGCGATCCGCCAGATGCTCGAACAGCACGTCCCGCCGCCCGCGCCGGCCACCGACAACCCGCTGGAACTGGCGCAGACTGCCTTCAACGAAGGGCGTTTCGCCGAATCCGAGGCGCTGCTCAAAGCCCTGCTGAGCGAAGACAACAGCGATGCCGCCGCGCTGATTCTCTACGCGCGCTGCCTGGCCGAGCGTGGCGAACTGGGTGAAGCCGAAACCGTGCTGGGCGCGGTGAAGAGCGACGAGCACAAGCAGGCGCTGGCCGCCGCCAAGGCGCAACTGACTTTCCTGCGCCAGGCTGCCGACCTTCCGGACGCCGCCACGCTGAAGACCCGCCTGGCCGCCGACGCCAACGACGACGAAGCGACCTACCAGTTGGCCATCCAGCAACTGGCCCGCCAGCAGTACGAGGCGGCGATGGATGCCCTGCTCAAACTCTTCGTGCGCAACCGCAGCTATGGCGAGGACCTGCCGCGCAAGACGCTGGTACAAGTCTTCGACCTGCTGGGCAACGACCACCCGCTGGTGATCGCCTACCGGCGCAAGCTGGCGAACGTACTGTACTGA
- a CDS encoding class I SAM-dependent methyltransferase yields MTPPAQLQRALSELLGDAHLCAERLPGTDIDLWLIDAQNMDREFSPDETRRILEDPPYWCFCWASGLVLAHWLAENPEWVRGKRVLDFGAGSGIAAIAATKAGAAEVVACDLDPLALDACRANAELNGVTLSYSDDFFKEEDRFDLVIVADVLYDRANLPLLDEFLGRGREALVADSRVRDFSHPLYQRLAILDGCTWPDLAEPAEFRHVSLYHARRN; encoded by the coding sequence GTGACGCCGCCCGCTCAACTGCAACGGGCGCTCAGCGAACTGCTGGGCGATGCGCACCTCTGCGCCGAGCGCCTGCCGGGCACCGACATCGACCTGTGGCTGATCGACGCGCAGAACATGGACCGCGAATTCAGCCCCGACGAAACCCGCCGCATCCTCGAAGATCCGCCTTACTGGTGCTTCTGCTGGGCCAGTGGGCTGGTGCTGGCGCACTGGCTGGCGGAGAACCCCGAGTGGGTTCGCGGCAAGCGCGTACTGGATTTCGGCGCAGGCTCGGGCATCGCGGCCATCGCCGCGACCAAGGCAGGCGCAGCCGAGGTGGTGGCCTGCGACCTGGACCCGCTGGCGCTGGATGCCTGCCGCGCCAACGCCGAACTCAACGGTGTGACGCTCAGCTACTCCGACGACTTCTTCAAGGAAGAGGATCGCTTCGACCTGGTCATCGTCGCCGACGTGCTCTACGACCGCGCCAACCTGCCGCTGCTGGACGAGTTCCTCGGCCGTGGCCGCGAGGCGCTGGTGGCCGACTCACGGGTCCGCGACTTCAGCCATCCGCTCTACCAGCGTCTGGCGATCCTCGACGGCTGTACCTGGCCGGACCTGGCCGAGCCCGCCGAGTTCAGGCACGTGAGCCTGTATCACGCACGACGCAACTGA
- a CDS encoding YbaY family lipoprotein, whose amino-acid sequence MSTRLACIALVALLAGCSSDKPSSVPQTAPVSATVVEPVLPANMRELTGLLNSSQGALPVGSEVELALLVIDERDRPQQLLSSEKLLATGQPLPFRLMFNPQSFPGNARVELHGRVSQSGQLAWRLRPVRITQPETRALGELRLERAP is encoded by the coding sequence ATGTCCACCCGTCTTGCCTGTATTGCCCTCGTCGCCCTGCTCGCTGGCTGCTCCAGCGACAAGCCCTCCTCCGTTCCGCAAACAGCCCCGGTCAGCGCCACTGTGGTCGAGCCGGTGCTGCCGGCCAACATGCGTGAACTGACCGGCCTGCTCAACAGCAGCCAGGGCGCCCTGCCCGTCGGTAGCGAAGTGGAGCTGGCGCTGCTGGTGATCGATGAACGCGATCGTCCGCAGCAACTGCTTTCCAGCGAAAAATTGTTGGCCACCGGTCAGCCGCTGCCGTTCCGCCTGATGTTCAATCCGCAGTCCTTCCCCGGCAACGCCCGCGTCGAGCTGCATGGCCGCGTCTCGCAATCCGGCCAACTGGCCTGGCGACTGCGGCCAGTGCGTATCACCCAGCCGGAAACCCGCGCCCTCGGCGAGCTGCGCCTGGAGCGCGCGCCGTGA
- the nrdR gene encoding transcriptional regulator NrdR, producing MHCPFCGAHDTKVIDSRLVAEGDQVRRRRECLACGERFTTFETAELVMPRLIKQDGSRQPFDEDKLRAGMQRALEKRPVGIERLEEALAHIKHKLRATGEREVKSRVLGELVMAELQKLDEVAYIRFASVYRRFQDLNEFREEIERLAREPSKE from the coding sequence ATGCACTGTCCCTTTTGCGGTGCCCACGACACCAAAGTCATCGATTCGCGCCTGGTCGCCGAAGGCGATCAGGTTCGCCGCCGCCGCGAGTGTCTGGCCTGCGGCGAGCGTTTCACCACCTTCGAAACCGCCGAGCTGGTCATGCCGCGGCTGATCAAACAGGACGGCAGCCGCCAGCCATTCGACGAAGACAAGCTGCGCGCCGGCATGCAGCGCGCGCTGGAAAAGCGCCCGGTGGGCATCGAACGTCTGGAAGAGGCGCTGGCGCACATCAAGCACAAACTGCGCGCCACCGGCGAGCGCGAAGTGAAGTCGCGGGTGCTGGGCGAGTTGGTGATGGCCGAGTTGCAGAAGCTCGACGAGGTGGCCTACATCCGCTTCGCTTCGGTCTATCGGCGCTTCCAGGATCTCAATGAGTTCCGCGAGGAGATCGAGCGTCTCGCCCGCGAACCTTCCAAGGAATGA
- the ribD gene encoding bifunctional diaminohydroxyphosphoribosylaminopyrimidine deaminase/5-amino-6-(5-phosphoribosylamino)uracil reductase RibD, which yields MSMLDEACMARAIELARKGWYSTHPNPRVGCVIVRDGEVVGEGWHVRAGEPHAEVHALRQAGERARGATAYVTLEPCSHFGRTPPCADALVNAGVARVVAAMQDPNPQVAGQGLKRLADAGIEVRSGVLESEARALNVGFLKRMETGLPFVRVKLAMSLDGRTAMASGESQWITGPAARRAVQRLRAQSSVVLSGADTVLMDDARLTVRPDELGLDAEQAELASRRQPLRVLIDGRLRVPLGAAFFQAGPALVVSTLEDPNYAVVGHELLTLAGADGQVDLAALVAELGRRGVNEVLVEAGPRLAGAFARLGLVDEYCIFMAPKLLGSSARPLLELPLERMAESRELRISDIRAVGDDWLVTAKPRG from the coding sequence ATGAGCATGCTCGACGAAGCCTGCATGGCTCGCGCCATCGAGCTGGCGCGCAAGGGCTGGTATTCCACCCATCCCAATCCTCGTGTCGGTTGCGTCATCGTGCGCGACGGCGAGGTGGTCGGTGAAGGCTGGCATGTACGCGCCGGCGAGCCCCATGCCGAAGTCCATGCGCTGCGCCAGGCAGGCGAGCGTGCACGCGGCGCGACGGCTTATGTCACCCTGGAGCCTTGCAGCCACTTCGGCCGCACTCCGCCCTGTGCGGATGCGCTGGTGAATGCCGGCGTGGCGCGTGTGGTCGCCGCCATGCAGGACCCCAATCCCCAGGTGGCGGGCCAGGGGCTGAAGCGTCTGGCCGACGCCGGCATCGAGGTGCGTTCCGGCGTGCTGGAGAGCGAGGCCCGGGCGCTGAACGTCGGCTTCCTCAAGCGTATGGAAACCGGTTTGCCGTTCGTGCGGGTGAAGCTGGCGATGAGCCTGGACGGCCGCACCGCGATGGCCAGCGGCGAGAGCCAGTGGATCACCGGCCCTGCAGCGCGCCGCGCGGTGCAGCGGCTGCGTGCGCAGTCGAGCGTGGTGCTTTCCGGCGCGGATACCGTATTGATGGACGATGCCCGGCTGACCGTGCGCCCCGATGAGCTTGGGCTGGACGCAGAGCAGGCCGAGCTTGCGTCCCGACGCCAGCCTCTGCGCGTGCTGATCGACGGCCGCCTGCGCGTACCGCTGGGCGCGGCATTCTTCCAGGCCGGGCCGGCACTGGTCGTCAGCACCCTTGAAGACCCGAACTATGCCGTGGTCGGCCACGAGTTGCTGACCCTGGCCGGAGCCGATGGCCAGGTCGACCTCGCGGCGCTGGTGGCCGAGCTCGGTCGCCGTGGTGTGAATGAAGTCCTGGTCGAGGCCGGGCCGCGTCTGGCCGGTGCCTTTGCCCGGCTCGGACTGGTCGACGAATACTGCATCTTCATGGCGCCCAAGCTGCTCGGCTCGTCCGCGCGACCCCTGCTGGAGTTGCCGCTGGAGCGCATGGCCGAGTCCCGCGAGTTGAGGATCAGCGATATCCGCGCGGTAGGAGACGACTGGCTGGTCACGGCCAAGCCGCGCGGATAG
- a CDS encoding riboflavin synthase: MFTGIIESIGTIRSITPKGGDVRLYVQTGKLDLGDVKLGDSIAVNGICLTAVELPGDGFWADVSRETLARTAFAQLKVGSRVNLEKALTPTTRLGGHLVSGHVDGVGEIVKREENARAIQFTVRAPRELAKYIALKGSITVDGTSLTVNAVNGAEFELTIVPHTVQETIMADYRSGRLVNLEVDLLARYLERLLLGDKAAEPTAGSGGITEAFLAENGFLKH, encoded by the coding sequence ATGTTCACCGGCATAATCGAATCCATCGGCACCATCCGTTCCATCACCCCCAAGGGCGGTGACGTGCGCCTGTATGTCCAGACCGGCAAGCTCGACCTCGGCGACGTCAAGCTGGGCGACAGCATCGCGGTCAACGGCATCTGCCTGACGGCGGTGGAATTGCCCGGCGACGGCTTCTGGGCCGACGTCAGCCGTGAAACCCTGGCGCGCACTGCCTTCGCGCAACTCAAGGTCGGCAGCCGGGTGAACCTGGAAAAGGCCCTGACCCCGACCACCCGCCTGGGCGGCCACCTGGTCAGCGGCCACGTCGACGGCGTCGGCGAGATCGTCAAGCGCGAGGAAAATGCCCGCGCCATCCAGTTCACCGTGCGGGCTCCGCGCGAGCTGGCCAAGTACATCGCGCTCAAGGGCTCGATCACCGTGGACGGCACCAGCCTGACGGTGAACGCAGTCAACGGCGCCGAGTTCGAGCTGACCATCGTCCCGCACACCGTGCAGGAAACCATCATGGCCGACTACCGCTCCGGGCGCCTGGTCAACCTTGAGGTGGACCTGCTGGCGCGTTACCTGGAGCGCCTGCTGCTGGGTGATAAGGCTGCCGAACCGACCGCCGGCTCCGGCGGCATCACTGAAGCATTCCTGGCCGAAAACGGCTTCCTCAAACATTAA
- the ribBA gene encoding bifunctional 3,4-dihydroxy-2-butanone-4-phosphate synthase/GTP cyclohydrolase II: protein MALNSIEELLDDMRQGKMVILMDDEDRENEGDLIIASECVRTEDINFMARFARGLICMPMTRERCERLGLPLMVQRNGSGFGTKFTVSIEAAEGVTTGISAADRARTVQAAAAKNAVAADIVSPGHIFPLMAQPGGVLARAGHTEAACDLARMAGFEPSGVICEIMNDDGTMARRPELEEFAKQHNIKIGTIADLIHYRLIHERTVERLAEQPLDTELGQFKLITYRDSVEGDVHLALTLGNVCPEEPTLVRVHNPDPLRDLLMVNQAGRWSLRAAMAKVAEAGAGVVLLLGHQVGGDDLLAHVREITSTPAPAQKPTTTYSTVGAGSQILRDLGVRKMRLMSAPMRFNAISGFDLEVVEYLPADGQH, encoded by the coding sequence ATGGCTCTCAACAGCATCGAAGAACTGCTCGACGATATGCGTCAGGGCAAGATGGTCATCCTCATGGATGACGAGGACCGCGAGAACGAAGGCGACCTGATCATCGCCTCCGAGTGTGTCCGCACCGAAGACATCAACTTCATGGCGCGTTTTGCCCGTGGCCTGATCTGCATGCCGATGACCCGCGAGCGCTGCGAGCGCCTTGGCCTGCCGCTGATGGTGCAGCGCAACGGCTCCGGCTTCGGCACCAAGTTCACCGTCTCCATCGAGGCCGCCGAGGGCGTGACCACCGGCATTTCCGCCGCTGACCGTGCCCGCACCGTGCAGGCCGCCGCGGCGAAGAACGCTGTCGCCGCCGACATCGTCAGCCCCGGCCACATCTTCCCGCTGATGGCCCAGCCCGGCGGTGTGCTGGCGCGAGCCGGCCACACCGAGGCGGCTTGCGACCTGGCGCGCATGGCTGGTTTCGAGCCATCCGGCGTGATCTGCGAGATCATGAACGACGACGGCACTATGGCTCGCCGCCCGGAGCTGGAGGAGTTCGCCAAGCAGCACAACATCAAGATCGGCACCATCGCTGACCTGATCCACTACCGACTGATCCACGAGCGCACCGTCGAGCGCCTTGCCGAGCAGCCGCTGGATACCGAGCTGGGCCAGTTCAAGCTGATCACCTACCGCGACTCCGTGGAAGGCGATGTGCATCTGGCGCTGACCCTGGGCAACGTATGCCCGGAGGAGCCGACCCTGGTGCGCGTACACAACCCCGACCCGCTGCGCGACCTGCTGATGGTCAACCAGGCGGGTCGCTGGAGCCTGCGCGCGGCCATGGCCAAGGTGGCCGAGGCTGGTGCCGGTGTGGTCCTGCTGCTGGGCCATCAGGTGGGTGGCGACGATCTGCTGGCGCATGTACGCGAGATCACCAGCACCCCGGCGCCCGCACAGAAGCCGACCACCACCTACAGCACCGTGGGTGCCGGTTCGCAGATCCTGCGCGACCTGGGCGTGCGCAAGATGCGCCTGATGTCGGCGCCGATGCGCTTCAATGCGATATCCGGTTTCGACCTGGAGGTTGTAGAATACCTGCCCGCTGACGGGCAGCACTGA
- the ribH gene encoding 6,7-dimethyl-8-ribityllumazine synthase, producing the protein MTLKTIEGTFITPKGRFALVVGRFNSFVVESLVEGAVDALVRHGVAQSEITVIRAPGAFEIPLVAQKVAQRGEFDAIIALGAVIRGGTPHFEYVAGECTKGLAQVSLQFGVPVAFGVLTVDSIEQAIERSGTKAGNKGAEAALSALEMVSLLSQLEAK; encoded by the coding sequence ATGACCCTGAAGACCATCGAAGGTACCTTCATCACCCCCAAAGGCCGCTTTGCCCTGGTGGTTGGCCGCTTCAACAGCTTCGTGGTGGAAAGCCTGGTGGAAGGCGCCGTCGACGCGCTGGTGCGCCACGGCGTTGCCCAGAGCGAAATCACCGTGATCCGTGCCCCGGGCGCCTTCGAGATTCCGCTGGTTGCCCAGAAGGTCGCCCAGCGTGGCGAGTTCGACGCCATCATTGCCCTCGGCGCGGTGATCCGTGGCGGCACCCCGCATTTCGAATACGTAGCCGGTGAATGCACCAAGGGCCTGGCGCAGGTTTCCCTGCAGTTTGGCGTGCCGGTCGCCTTCGGCGTGCTGACTGTCGACTCCATCGAACAAGCCATCGAGCGCTCCGGCACCAAGGCCGGCAACAAAGGCGCCGAGGCTGCCCTGTCCGCCCTGGAAATGGTGAGCCTGCTGTCGCAGCTGGAGGCCAAGTGA
- the nusB gene encoding transcription antitermination factor NusB: protein MRRKARSLAVQALYSWQMAGQSLNEIEATFRTDNDFSDVDGAYFHEILHGVPRLKGDLDKEFTPCLDRALEEVDPVELAILRLATYELRNRLDVPYKVVINEGIELAKTFGATDGHKFVNGVLDKLAPRLRAAELRGAKR from the coding sequence ATGCGCCGCAAGGCCCGCAGCCTCGCTGTGCAGGCCCTGTACTCCTGGCAGATGGCTGGCCAGTCGCTCAACGAGATCGAGGCAACCTTCCGTACCGACAATGACTTCAGCGATGTCGACGGCGCCTATTTCCATGAAATCCTGCACGGCGTACCGCGCCTGAAGGGAGACCTGGACAAGGAGTTCACCCCTTGCCTGGACCGTGCGCTGGAAGAGGTCGATCCGGTGGAGCTGGCGATCCTGCGCCTGGCCACCTACGAGCTGCGCAACCGCCTGGATGTGCCCTACAAGGTCGTCATCAACGAAGGCATCGAGCTGGCCAAGACCTTCGGCGCCACTGACGGACACAAGTTCGTCAATGGTGTGCTGGACAAGCTGGCCCCACGCCTGCGTGCCGCCGAACTGCGTGGCGCCAAGCGTTGA
- the thiL gene encoding thiamine-phosphate kinase, whose translation MGEFELIRRYFASAACAAGGEAVALGIGDDCALLAPPAGEQLAISTDTLVAGVHFPAVCDPFLLGQRALAVSASDLAAMGASSVAFTLALTLPDADPAWLEGFARGLNQKAQECALALIGGDTTRGPLSMTVTVFGTVPAGLALTRSGARPGELLCVGGVLGEAGGALPLVLGERQADAAVAEPLLARYWSPQPQLALGQALRGKASAALDVSDGLLADCSHIARASSVALVIEAERLPASAPLEALLGAQRALQLKLGAGDDYVLAFTLPPEHLPELSSNWPQLHVVGRVEAGSGVRVLDAKGVDITPRQGGYLHFMESP comes from the coding sequence ATGGGCGAGTTCGAGCTGATCCGTCGCTACTTCGCCTCGGCCGCCTGTGCGGCCGGCGGTGAGGCAGTGGCTCTGGGGATCGGCGACGATTGCGCGCTCCTTGCGCCTCCTGCCGGCGAACAGCTGGCGATTTCCACCGATACACTGGTCGCCGGCGTGCACTTTCCCGCCGTCTGCGATCCATTCCTGCTCGGCCAGCGTGCCCTGGCGGTTTCCGCCAGCGACCTGGCCGCGATGGGCGCCTCATCCGTCGCCTTCACTCTCGCTCTGACACTTCCAGACGCCGACCCGGCCTGGCTCGAAGGTTTCGCTCGCGGGTTGAATCAGAAGGCACAGGAGTGCGCGCTGGCGCTGATCGGCGGCGATACCACCCGTGGTCCGCTGTCCATGACCGTCACCGTGTTCGGCACGGTGCCCGCAGGGCTGGCGCTGACCCGCTCGGGGGCGCGCCCGGGTGAGCTGCTGTGCGTCGGTGGCGTGCTAGGTGAGGCTGGCGGAGCGCTGCCGCTGGTGCTGGGCGAGCGGCAGGCCGACGCCGCCGTCGCCGAGCCGCTGTTGGCACGCTACTGGTCGCCGCAGCCGCAACTGGCCTTGGGCCAGGCGCTGCGCGGCAAGGCCAGCGCGGCCCTGGACGTTTCCGACGGGCTGCTGGCCGACTGCAGCCATATCGCCAGGGCGTCGTCCGTGGCCCTGGTCATCGAGGCTGAACGTCTACCTGCCAGCGCGCCGCTGGAAGCGCTGCTGGGCGCGCAGCGCGCACTGCAATTGAAACTGGGCGCGGGTGACGACTACGTGCTGGCTTTCACGCTGCCGCCCGAGCACCTGCCCGAACTTTCCTCGAACTGGCCGCAATTGCATGTGGTCGGTAGGGTGGAGGCCGGTTCCGGCGTCCGCGTACTGGACGCGAAGGGCGTCGATATCACGCCGCGCCAGGGCGGCTATCTGCATTTCATGGAGTCCCCGTGA